In the Aeromicrobium fastidiosum genome, CGTGGCCAGGATGTAACCGCCGTTGGGCGTGCCGAGCGGCGTGTTCCACCGGTCGGTCAGGGTCGCGTCACGGACTCCGTCGCCCCGGCTGACGGATGCGGTGTCGAGATCGTAGTAGTCCGCAGTCATGGACTCATCCTGCCGGTAGCGGGGGAGCGGCCGGCAGACGGTAGCCTCGGGGGTATGACGTCGCCGCTCGCTTCTGAGGCCGCGCCCTTCGGGCGTGTGCTGACCGCCATGGTCACGCCGTTCACCGTCGACGGTGAGCTCGACCTCGATGCCGCCCAGAAGGTGGCCTCGCACCTGGTCGACCACGGCAACGACGGCCTCGTCGTCAGCGGCACGACGGGCGAGTCGCCCACCACGACGGTCGAGGAGGACGGACGCCTGCTGGCAGCCGTGCTCGAGGCCGTCGGCGACCGCGCCACGGTCGTCGCGGGAGTCGGCACCAACGACACCCGGCACTCCGTCGAGCTGGCCGAGCAGGCCAAGAAGCACGGCGCCCACGGTCTGCTGATCGTGACGCCCTACTACAGCAAGCCGCCGCAGTCGGGCATCCTGCACCACTTCACCGAGGTGGCCCGTGCGGGCGACGACACCCCGGTCATGCTCTACGACATCCCGGGCCGCTCCGGCGTCCAGATCGCCGACGAGACCTATGTCGCGATGGCCGACAACCCGTTGATCGTCGCGATGAAGGACGCCGTCGGCGACCTCGACCGCGGTGCATGGCTGATGGCCGAGACCGGCATCGCGATCTACTCCGGCGACGACCCGCTCAACCTGGCCTGGCTGGCCATGGGCGCCGCCGGCGTCGTCAGCGTCGTCAGCCACGCCGCCGGTCGCCAGTACGCCGAGATGGTTGCGGCCGTCGACGCCGGCGACCTCACGACCGCCCGCGCGGTCAACCTCCGACTTCAGCCCGCCGTCCGGGCGTTGATGAACCACACGCAGGGCGCGATCACGGCCAAGGCAGCCATGCAGCTGCTCGGCGTGCTCGACAACCGCACCATGCGTGCCCCTCTGCTCGCCGCGTCCGAGGAAGAAGTCGCGATCGTTCGTGACGGCCTCGTCGCAGCTGGCCTCCTTGAGCAACACTGACTCGAAAGCTGAACACACCTACATGAGCCACATGCACCTGGAGCTCGACGCTCCGCCCGCGCTGCCCGAAGGCGGCCTCCGCGTCATCCCCCTGGGAGGACTCGGTGAGATCGGCCGCAACATGACGTCGTTCGAGTACGGCGGCAAGATCGTCATCGTCGACTGCGGCGTCCTCTTCCCCGAGGAGACCCAGCCCGGCGTCGACCTGATCCTGCCCGACTTCGGACCCATCCGCGACCGCCTCAAGGACGTCGTCGGCATCGTCCTGACGCACGGCCACGAGGACCACATCGGCGGCGTGCCGTACCTGCTGCGCGAGCGCGGCAACATCCCCATCATCGGCTCCAAGCTGACGCTGGCGTTCCTCGATCCGAAGCTCAAGGAGCACAAGCTCAAGGACGCCCCCAAGTACGAGGTCTCCGAGGGCGACATCATGGACCTCGGGCCGTTCGAGCTCGAGTTCGTGGCGGTCAACCACTCGATCCCCGACGCCCTGGCCGTCGCGATCAAGACCCCGGCCGGCGTCGCGCTGCACACCGGCGACTTCAAGATGGACCAGCTGCCGCTCGACGGCCGCATCACCGACCTGCGGGCCTTCGCGCGTCTCGGCGAGGAGGGGGTCGACCTCTTCTTGACCGACTCCACCAACGCCGAGGTTCCGGGCTTCACGACGTCCGAGCGCAACATCACGCCGGCGATCGACGCGGTGTTCCAGAACAGCACGGGCCGCATCATCGTGGCCTCGTTCGCCTCGCACATCCACCGCGTGCAGCAGGTCATCGACGCCGCCGCCAAGCACGGTCGCAAGGTCGCGTACGTCGGACGCTCGATGGTCCGCAACATGCAGATCGCCCGCGAGCTGGGCTACCTGCACGTGCCCGACGGCGTCGTCGTCGACCGCATCGACGCGGCACCGCCCAACAAGATGGTGCTGATGTCGACCGGCTCGCAGGGCGAGCCGATGGCAGCCCTGTCGCGCATGGCCAACAACAGCCACCAGCAGGTCAGCCTCGAGCCGGGCGACACCGTCCTCATGGCCTCGTCGCTCATCCCGGGCAACGAGAACGCGATCTACCGTGTCGTCGACGGCCTGACCAAGCTCGGCGCCAACGTCGTCCACAAGGGCAATGCGCTGGTGCACGTCTCGGGCCACGCCTCGGCCGGCGAGCTGCTCTACTGCTACAACATCGTGCAGCCCACCAACGTGCTGCCGGTGCACGGCGAGATCCGTCACCTGCACGCCAACGCCAAGCTTGCGACGCAGACCGGCGTCCCCAACGTCATCCTGGCCGAGGACGGCTACGTCATCGACCTGGTCGACGGTCACGCGTCCATCACGGGTGCGGTCGACGTCGGCTACGTCTACGTCGACGGCTCGTCGGTCGGCGACCTGACCGACTCCGAGCTCAAGGACCGCCGCGTGCTGGCCGAGGAGGGCTTCGTCTCGGTCGTCGTCGTCATCGACTCGGCCACCGGCAAGATCCTGTCGGGCCCCGAGATCCACGCTCGCGGCATCGCCGAGGACGACAAGGCGTTCGACGAGATCGTGCCCAAGCTCGTGGCTGCTCTCGAGGAGGCCCTGTCCGAGGGCACGCGCGACAACCGCCAGCTGCAGCAGGTCATCCGCCGGGTCATCGGATCGTTCGTGGGCCGTCGCCTGCGCCGGCGTCCGATGATCCTGCCGGTCGTCATCGAGGCCTGACCGCCGCGATGGTCGAGCCCCTCGCCTACGACGCGATCGTGCTCGCGGGGGGACGCTCGACCCGCATGGGCGACGTCGACAAGCTGCAGGTGGTCGTCGACGGCGCGACCCTGCTGACGCATGCCCTGGCGGCCGTGGCGGACGCCCGTCGGGTCGTCGTCGTGGCCCCGGAGGGCACCGCCGGCCTGCCGGCGGGCGTCCTCCGCGTGCAGGAGGACCCGCCATTCTCGGGTCCCGCGGCGGCGATGGGCACGGGACTTCGGGCCCTGGGCGACGCCGCGGCCGAGCACGTGGTCGTCGTGGCCGCCGACGTTCCCCGCGTGGGCGACGCGGTCGACGCCCTGCTCGCGGGGCTGGCCGCGCACCCCGACCACGATGGCGTCGTCGCGCGCACGCCCGACGGTCGCCGCCAGCCGCTGCTGGCGGGCCACCGCACGCGGTCGCTCGTCGCGGCGCTCGCAGCGCACGAGCCCCT is a window encoding:
- the dapA gene encoding 4-hydroxy-tetrahydrodipicolinate synthase; this encodes MTSPLASEAAPFGRVLTAMVTPFTVDGELDLDAAQKVASHLVDHGNDGLVVSGTTGESPTTTVEEDGRLLAAVLEAVGDRATVVAGVGTNDTRHSVELAEQAKKHGAHGLLIVTPYYSKPPQSGILHHFTEVARAGDDTPVMLYDIPGRSGVQIADETYVAMADNPLIVAMKDAVGDLDRGAWLMAETGIAIYSGDDPLNLAWLAMGAAGVVSVVSHAAGRQYAEMVAAVDAGDLTTARAVNLRLQPAVRALMNHTQGAITAKAAMQLLGVLDNRTMRAPLLAASEEEVAIVRDGLVAAGLLEQH
- a CDS encoding ribonuclease J, with amino-acid sequence MSHMHLELDAPPALPEGGLRVIPLGGLGEIGRNMTSFEYGGKIVIVDCGVLFPEETQPGVDLILPDFGPIRDRLKDVVGIVLTHGHEDHIGGVPYLLRERGNIPIIGSKLTLAFLDPKLKEHKLKDAPKYEVSEGDIMDLGPFELEFVAVNHSIPDALAVAIKTPAGVALHTGDFKMDQLPLDGRITDLRAFARLGEEGVDLFLTDSTNAEVPGFTTSERNITPAIDAVFQNSTGRIIVASFASHIHRVQQVIDAAAKHGRKVAYVGRSMVRNMQIARELGYLHVPDGVVVDRIDAAPPNKMVLMSTGSQGEPMAALSRMANNSHQQVSLEPGDTVLMASSLIPGNENAIYRVVDGLTKLGANVVHKGNALVHVSGHASAGELLYCYNIVQPTNVLPVHGEIRHLHANAKLATQTGVPNVILAEDGYVIDLVDGHASITGAVDVGYVYVDGSSVGDLTDSELKDRRVLAEEGFVSVVVVIDSATGKILSGPEIHARGIAEDDKAFDEIVPKLVAALEEALSEGTRDNRQLQQVIRRVIGSFVGRRLRRRPMILPVVIEA
- the mobA gene encoding molybdenum cofactor guanylyltransferase, whose translation is MVEPLAYDAIVLAGGRSTRMGDVDKLQVVVDGATLLTHALAAVADARRVVVVAPEGTAGLPAGVLRVQEDPPFSGPAAAMGTGLRALGDAAAEHVVVVAADVPRVGDAVDALLAGLAAHPDHDGVVARTPDGRRQPLLAGHRTRSLVAALAAHEPLADLSATRVTSGLDLVELDLDAEVVSDVDTPADLDRLTRESPHG